The nucleotide sequence caaattcattttattaaaaatatgctaattataaCAATCAGTACAAGagtaatatttagacttttttatttccctaaaaaaataagttgaatttattcagaaataattgttCAGCTGtagtctgtttttcttttctgaactatttgttgttgtttaatttatttttaatagttacacATCCATGTTACATGTAACTGAGGTTATCTAGTAAGATATTAGCCTAATTTTtgagtaattacattttttaaaataattttctctccTCAGTTCATCCAGTATAACTTACACGAGTTCTCTTAAAATCTCGAAGGGTTCACAGAGCAGCACgatgtaagtatttatttatttgacattgaaataactgaaatgtttttctgttctttttttcttttattatcttCTGAGAAATCCTAGCCTTGCCGAACCTGTTACATGATGATCCTGCTGTGCTGGACTTTATATGATAAATGAGGGAAGTCTGAGTTTGTGcacgtgtgtatacatatatatagtgtacacacacacattacatacactgtgtgtgttattgtaataGACATTGTGCATTTAATTACTCCACAACCATTAATCAATTCACTAATATGACAAAAATAGTCTTGAGCTTTGCTGACATCTAATGGACAAAGTTAGATACTGCATCTAGACAAATCCTGAAAGGTCATTTTGAAGATATCAGTTTGAGATATAagtttaacatgttttataaaaatattttctagtataaaaatgttgtcatacaCTAAAACCTCTATaacatttctgtttcactttAACTTTTAAAGTATTTGTTAACTATGACGTTATTTTATTGCACCAACTTTGCATAGATGGCAATTTCACATTGTCAGGTAGAAAAATAGcagaaatatttatgaaaagttGAACAAAATATCATTTActgaacaataattatatatacataaaataatttagatttagattatttttaaaatcatttagattttaaaaactaaagcaaattataaaaaaaaaaaatagaagaacaatgtttgcagatttttaataataaaattcattattttaatcttgCATTTGATAATTGtgtaaattcatttattataactgacagGTGTGATGATCAGTGGACTTGAGTTTTTACCTCCATCATTAGGTTCTGGGCTAAAAAATGGATAGAGTTTTTCAGTGAAAGACTGAGCAGTGAAAGAGTAGATATGAGAGCTGGACTCCACATCATAAAAGGAGACCAGACCctcctcataatccacaaacacaccgacccgctgcggcttcactctcagagacagagagacaggaggACCAGCACAGGCTTTATATTCATCTCCATTCCTCAGAAACACAGTCCAGTATCCATCACTGGGTCTCAGTGTGATCAGTCCCTTCCTGTTAATGGATTCTCTGACCACTCCTAAAACCCATTCAGTCTTTCccttcacctgcacctcaaaataaaatctccctgAGGAGAATCCCTCCTTTCCCAAGACACAGGCACCTCTATCAAATCTCTCTGGTTTGTCTGGGAGTTTCTGTCTAATGTCTCCATGTCTCACTTGTTTTCCATCAACAGTCAGAATGAGATATGGATTAGCTGTATCAGGATCCAGAGCCACAtccactgagaaaacagagaatacagatattctgtgatgctgatgtttttagttCACCCAGTGTTGAATCAGATTGTAGTGCAGTAATGAAGCAGTGAGTGTATGAATGTAAACTAGTGTAGTGCAGACAGCACACTGTACCTGCATACTGCTGCATCCACTTCAGCTCTGTAGAGACTAATGACAAGAAAACAATCAGATCTGAAGCTTATATTTAAAGAACAGAGTACACTATCATGTTTCTATCTGATCAGTGTGTATTGATGTACCAGTTAGTGTGAGTTTCTCATCTATAGTGTCCTTCAGTTGAGTCAGAGCTCTCCTCAGAGTCTCCAGAGTCTCATGAGTCTTCATACTGATCTCAGGCCAGTTCCTGGTGTTTCTAGAGCTGCACAGGGATGAGTGAAtctacagcaggagagaggagaaatccttcagcatgtcatatcctgcattatgattgatcagagagatcatgttgactgacctgtaggaggtggaggtgatcttcagtgtgtgagagctgctccagctcagtgtttctcatctttagctcagtgatctcctgctccagctcttcaatcagctcttgctcctgtttctctgctgctttctgctgctcctccatcatctccagcagttcagtctgatgtctctcaatggagcggatgagatcAGTGAAGAGCTCCACACGGActgctttctccttctctgtgtttctctgctcaACCAGGACAGGCAACACattattagcagtgtttgctaacagaagaatctgtgtaactattgctcatacatttttgttcacataCATAGGCTACATGTGTTTTCAGAATCCCTCAAATGAAGTATTAAACTTCACTCTGCACCCTGGACGAGAGCAGAACAAGCCCTGGACATTTTACTTCTTGTTTTATTGGCTGTTGCTGTATATTTGAGTCTGATAGTCATCTGTCAttcgtttgattgtttgtttattttgttattgttatgtcTTGTCAATGTTTCTAAACATTTAAGTTTgttgaaattattaatatttaaatgtattttattctattattttaaactcacttttctgacttctgctgagtgtttgatgtcttgaatcttcttgattctgttctggatcatcagctgcacgtctttctgtgtcttcatcagttcagtctatagagagaacaacacagacacatttatcataacacagatcaaactcacaatatgaaatcaaatctgattcctcatgatatcagtcctttaaaagaataataacgtCTACCTTCTTCTCTTGACTCTCCTCTTCTATAGGAACAGTGTTGTGGTTCTTGTGGTCTTTCACAGAGCAGATtgaacacacacatgtctgatcatctctacagaacagatccagaggtctctcgtgtttctgacatatatagtcctccagattactcacaggatccatcagtttgtgtttcttcaaaCCTGTCACTCTCAAATGAGGCTCCAGGTGAGTTTCACAGTAAGAGCTCTGACACACCAGACACGACTTCAGCGCTTTCAGCTTTCTTTCCTCACAGAAGTCACACAGAACTTCAGTTGTTTTCTCAGGACTTTTCTTCTTACAGTGATCTACGAGCTCTCGGAGTGTGGTATTaatcttgagatcaggtctttgcttgaatgtttctttacagtatggacagctgcaggtctggctgttgtcccagcacttattcagacagatcttgcagaagttgtgtccacatggagtcgagactggatcagtgaacacatccagacaTACAGAGCACTGAATCTCCTCAGACAGTGAACTCATGGAGGATGACATTGCTAGAAAGAGACATTATTTAGGATTAGTGTGAACTCCTTCAATACTGTTTATGAAgaatcccatgatgcacctcatGAAGCTGGTTGAATGTAAAGAGTGTTTAGAGACAAAGAGTGCTGAAGAAACTCAAATATAAAGAGGTCATGTACAGTCAGctggttattattgtaaaatgaacCCAGACAAGCTGATCAGAACCTAAATGTGAAGCTCATTACATAACATcttacctaaataaataaatatatgtacaatAATTATTCTTGTTAAGATTAAATTATTTGATCTGCTTTATATTCGTGAACTGTACATATtcaatattataaaagaaaagtCAAAGTGTTTTTTCTGGGTTATTGACTTACATGGAGGATCATGTTCAAAACTCTGTCTCCTGGTTTTTCTTGCTGTTAGTGAAGATTCTGCCATTGTTCTTTCCTCTTAAagccttttaaagaaaaatgatagTTTAACTGGTTAAAAAGTGAGAACTGATAGTGATGGAAACACAATCATTCGTTTGAAACAAAGTGAGAGACTCGTAAACTTACTG is from Carassius auratus strain Wakin unplaced genomic scaffold, ASM336829v1 scaf_tig00217394, whole genome shotgun sequence and encodes:
- the LOC113100870 gene encoding E3 ubiquitin-protein ligase TRIM39-like isoform X3, which translates into the protein MSSSMSSLSEEIQCSVCLDVFTDPVSTPCGHNFCKICLNKCWDNSQTCSCPYCKETFKQRPDLKINTTLRELVDHCKKKSPEKTTEVLCDFCEERKLKALKSCLVCQSSYCETHLEPHLRVTGLKKHKLMDPVSNLEDYICQKHERPLDLFCRDDQTCVCSICSVKDHKNHNTVPIEEESQEKKTELMKTQKDVQLMIQNRIKKIQDIKHSAEVRKRNTEKEKAVRVELFTDLIRSIERHQTELLEMMEEQQKAAEKQEQELIEELEQEITELKMRNTELEQLSHTEDHLHLLQIHSSLCSSRNTRNWPEISMKTHETLETLRRALTQLKDTIDEKLTLTVSTELKWMQQYAVDVALDPDTANPYLILTVDGKQVRHGDIRQKLPDKPERFDRGACVLGKEGFSSGRFYFEVQVKGKTEWVLGVVRESINRKGLITLRPSDGYWTVFLRNGDEYKACAGPPVSLSLRVKPQRVGVFVDYEEGLVSFYDVESSSHIYSFTAQSFTEKLYPFFSPEPNDGGKNSSPLIITPVSYNK
- the LOC113100870 gene encoding E3 ubiquitin-protein ligase TRIM39-like isoform X2 — encoded protein: MAESSLTARKTRRQSFEHDPPSMSSSMSSLSEEIQCSVCLDVFTDPVSTPCGHNFCKICLNKCWDNSQTCSCPYCKETFKQRPDLKINTTLRELVDHCKKKSPEKTTEVLCDFCEERKLKALKSCLVCQSSYCETHLEPHLRVTGLKKHKLMDPVSNLEDYICQKHERPLDLFCRDDQTCVCSICSVKDHKNHNTVPIEEESQEKKTELMKTQKDVQLMIQNRIKKIQDIKHSAEVRKRNTEKEKAVRVELFTDLIRSIERHQTELLEMMEEQQKAAEKQEQELIEELEQEITELKMRNTELEQLSHTEDHLHLLQIHSSLCSSRNTRNWPEISMKTHETLETLRRALTQLKDTIDEKLTLTELKWMQQYAVDVALDPDTANPYLILTVDGKQVRHGDIRQKLPDKPERFDRGACVLGKEGFSSGRFYFEVQVKGKTEWVLGVVRESINRKGLITLRPSDGYWTVFLRNGDEYKACAGPPVSLSLRVKPQRVGVFVDYEEGLVSFYDVESSSHIYSFTAQSFTEKLYPFFSPEPNDGGKNSSPLIITPVSYNK
- the LOC113100870 gene encoding E3 ubiquitin-protein ligase TRIM39-like isoform X1, which produces MAESSLTARKTRRQSFEHDPPSMSSSMSSLSEEIQCSVCLDVFTDPVSTPCGHNFCKICLNKCWDNSQTCSCPYCKETFKQRPDLKINTTLRELVDHCKKKSPEKTTEVLCDFCEERKLKALKSCLVCQSSYCETHLEPHLRVTGLKKHKLMDPVSNLEDYICQKHERPLDLFCRDDQTCVCSICSVKDHKNHNTVPIEEESQEKKTELMKTQKDVQLMIQNRIKKIQDIKHSAEVRKRNTEKEKAVRVELFTDLIRSIERHQTELLEMMEEQQKAAEKQEQELIEELEQEITELKMRNTELEQLSHTEDHLHLLQIHSSLCSSRNTRNWPEISMKTHETLETLRRALTQLKDTIDEKLTLTVSTELKWMQQYAVDVALDPDTANPYLILTVDGKQVRHGDIRQKLPDKPERFDRGACVLGKEGFSSGRFYFEVQVKGKTEWVLGVVRESINRKGLITLRPSDGYWTVFLRNGDEYKACAGPPVSLSLRVKPQRVGVFVDYEEGLVSFYDVESSSHIYSFTAQSFTEKLYPFFSPEPNDGGKNSSPLIITPVSYNK